In one Polaribacter sp. ALD11 genomic region, the following are encoded:
- a CDS encoding DNA polymerase III subunit delta' — protein sequence MLFNQIIGQEHIKNHLQVSAENGRIPHAQLFVGKEGSGTLPMAIAYAQFLLCNSSNNAAACNIKCDKLQHPDLHFAFPVTTNDAVKKHAVSNLFLEDWRDFVKNQPYGSLFNWLQFIGVENKQGNIGVDEAEAVVKKLQLKSYEGGFKVMIIWMAEKMNIAAANKLLKLIEEPPNKTVFILITENEEHIINTIKSRCQALHFPVLSENNIANALIERENCSENEAVKIAHQAEGNYNKAVHLLHNDSSDLVFEEWFIAWIRTAFRAKGNASVVQQLIEWSETIAKTGRETQKRFLEYCLQFFRQALLLNYKSDNLVFMETKTGFDLSKFAPFVHSGNILDIEKELNDAMFHIERNGNAKIILLDLSMKLTRFLHKKEETVS from the coding sequence ATGCTTTTCAACCAAATTATAGGCCAAGAACACATAAAAAACCATCTGCAGGTTTCTGCTGAAAATGGTCGAATTCCTCATGCTCAACTATTTGTTGGTAAAGAAGGAAGTGGTACCTTACCAATGGCAATTGCATATGCACAATTTTTACTTTGCAATTCTTCGAATAATGCAGCGGCTTGTAATATAAAGTGTGATAAATTACAACATCCTGATTTACATTTTGCTTTTCCTGTAACTACAAATGATGCTGTAAAAAAACATGCAGTAAGTAATTTGTTTCTAGAAGATTGGCGCGATTTTGTTAAAAACCAACCGTATGGAAGCTTGTTTAATTGGTTACAATTTATTGGCGTAGAAAATAAACAAGGTAATATTGGCGTTGATGAGGCAGAAGCAGTTGTTAAAAAATTACAATTAAAATCTTACGAAGGTGGTTTTAAAGTGATGATTATTTGGATGGCAGAAAAAATGAACATTGCTGCTGCTAATAAACTTTTAAAACTAATTGAAGAGCCACCAAATAAAACGGTATTTATTTTAATTACAGAGAATGAAGAACATATTATAAATACCATAAAATCTCGTTGCCAAGCTTTGCATTTTCCTGTTTTAAGTGAAAATAATATTGCAAATGCTTTGATTGAAAGAGAAAATTGTTCTGAAAATGAAGCAGTTAAAATAGCACATCAGGCAGAAGGAAATTATAACAAAGCAGTGCATTTATTGCACAACGATTCTTCTGATTTAGTTTTTGAAGAATGGTTTATCGCTTGGATTAGAACTGCTTTTAGAGCCAAAGGAAATGCCTCTGTTGTACAACAATTAATAGAATGGTCTGAAACAATTGCAAAAACCGGACGAGAAACTCAGAAACGTTTTTTAGAGTATTGTTTGCAATTTTTTAGACAAGCTTTGTTATTAAATTACAAAAGTGATAACTTGGTTTTTATGGAAACTAAAACGGGTTTCGATCTTTCTAAATTTGCTCCTTTTGTACATTCTGGTAATATTTTAGACATCGAAAAAGAATTAAATGATGCCATGTTTCACATTGAAAGAAATGGAAACGCTAAAATTATTTTGTTAGACCTTTCTATGAAATTAACTCGTTTTTTACATAAAAAGGAGGAAACAGTTTCTTAG
- a CDS encoding MOSC domain-containing protein: MKIISTNIGERKEVDWKGTLVTTGIFKYSVERSVFLDLEDVKGDVICNRVDHGGILQAVYGYSLKHYEYWKSVYPNLDFEMGIFGENLTIDDLDETKIYQGDTFKVGETILEATKPRNPCLKLGVRFNDMKIVKKFWNTTFCGVYFKVLQTGLVRSGDEFVQIKSCPENPTIADLYLAERIVKGI; this comes from the coding sequence GTGAAAATCATTTCAACAAATATAGGGGAACGAAAAGAAGTTGATTGGAAGGGAACTTTAGTTACAACTGGTATTTTTAAATATTCAGTTGAAAGATCTGTTTTTTTAGATCTAGAAGATGTAAAAGGAGATGTTATTTGTAATAGAGTAGATCACGGAGGAATTCTACAAGCAGTTTATGGTTATTCACTAAAACATTATGAATATTGGAAATCTGTGTACCCTAATTTAGATTTTGAAATGGGCATCTTTGGAGAAAACTTAACCATTGATGATTTAGATGAAACAAAAATTTATCAAGGAGATACTTTTAAAGTTGGTGAAACTATTTTAGAAGCTACAAAGCCAAGAAACCCTTGTTTAAAATTAGGTGTTCGTTTTAACGACATGAAGATTGTTAAAAAATTCTGGAATACAACCTTTTGTGGTGTATATTTTAAAGTTTTACAAACGGGTTTAGTTAGATCTGGAGATGAATTCGTTCAAATTAAATCTTGCCCAGAAAACCCAACAATTGCAGATTTGTATCTTGCCGAAAGAATTGTAAAAGGAATTTAG
- a CDS encoding enoyl-CoA hydratase/isomerase family protein, whose amino-acid sequence MTTIRQNGSLYTNIQNKIATIEFGHPASNSFPSELLDRLTKELISVGKNDEVSLIILKSEGEKAFCAGASFDELVAVSTLEEGKQFFAGFANVINAMRTCGKLIIGRIQGKTVGGGVGLAAACDYVLATENASIKLSEFTIGIGPFVIEPAVSRKIGISGTAELTLDATSWKNAYWAKEKGLYAKVFESTSELDKEIDIMATKLASYNPVALIEMKKVLWKGTENWNNLLAERAAVSGELVLSEFTKKALLKFKK is encoded by the coding sequence ATGACCACAATAAGACAAAACGGAAGTTTATATACCAATATTCAAAATAAAATTGCAACTATAGAATTTGGACATCCTGCAAGTAATTCTTTTCCTAGTGAATTATTAGACAGGTTAACCAAAGAATTAATTTCTGTAGGAAAAAATGATGAAGTTTCTTTAATTATTTTAAAATCTGAAGGAGAAAAGGCTTTTTGTGCTGGTGCTTCTTTTGATGAATTGGTTGCAGTTTCAACCCTAGAGGAAGGAAAACAATTTTTTGCTGGTTTTGCAAATGTAATTAATGCTATGAGAACTTGTGGTAAATTAATTATTGGTAGAATTCAAGGAAAAACTGTTGGCGGTGGCGTTGGTTTGGCAGCAGCTTGTGATTACGTTTTAGCAACAGAAAATGCGTCTATAAAATTGTCTGAATTTACCATAGGAATTGGACCATTTGTAATTGAACCAGCGGTTTCTAGAAAAATAGGTATTTCTGGAACTGCAGAATTAACGCTAGATGCAACAAGCTGGAAAAATGCCTATTGGGCAAAAGAAAAAGGTTTGTATGCCAAGGTTTTTGAGTCTACAAGTGAGTTAGATAAAGAAATAGATATTATGGCAACTAAGTTAGCCTCTTACAATCCTGTTGCTCTAATAGAAATGAAAAAAGTATTGTGGAAAGGAACAGAAAATTGGAATAATTTATTAGCAGAAAGAGCTGCTGTTTCTGGTGAATTAGTCTTATCTGAATTTACCAAAAAAGCATTATTAAAATTTAAAAAATAG
- a CDS encoding MATE family efflux transporter, whose translation MSTNISFKNINKLAIPALIAGIAEPVLSITDTAIIGNIDSNATESLAAVGIVGAFISMLIWVFGQIRSAISSIVSQYVGANKLDEVKELPAQAIAIVVLGSLLVLAISYPFSRQIFEFYNASGQILEYCITYFNIRIFGFPFALFVFAVFGTFRGLQNTYYPMIIAIIGASLNIVLDIILVYGIEGYIPAMHIEGAAYASVIAQITMAVISLFLLLKKTSISLKISFPFHAEIPRLLNMISNLFVRTIALNVALYLATSYATDYGKEYIAAYTISLNIWFLGAFMIDGYSSAGNILSGKLLGAKDYKSLIQLSNKLLKYGFIMGLIMGLIGLFFYNSIGRIFTKEELVLEQFYTVFWIVLITQPINAITFIFDGMFKGMGKMKYLRNLLIFATGLVFIPTLLIFDYFDFKLIAIWIAFTLWIIARGLPLVFKFRSTFLPLAEE comes from the coding sequence TTGAGCACAAATATTAGTTTTAAGAACATTAATAAGTTAGCAATTCCTGCTTTAATTGCTGGTATTGCAGAGCCCGTTTTGTCTATTACAGACACCGCCATTATTGGTAATATAGATAGTAATGCAACAGAAAGCTTAGCAGCAGTTGGTATTGTGGGTGCTTTTATTTCTATGTTAATTTGGGTTTTTGGTCAAATAAGAAGTGCTATTTCGTCTATTGTCTCTCAATATGTAGGGGCAAACAAATTAGATGAAGTTAAAGAATTACCTGCACAAGCAATTGCAATTGTAGTTCTTGGTAGCTTATTGGTTTTGGCAATTTCTTATCCGTTTTCTAGACAAATTTTTGAATTTTATAATGCTTCTGGTCAAATTTTAGAATATTGTATTACCTATTTTAATATTCGAATTTTTGGCTTTCCGTTTGCACTTTTTGTATTTGCCGTTTTCGGAACCTTTAGAGGATTACAAAACACTTATTATCCGATGATAATTGCCATAATTGGTGCATCTTTAAACATTGTCTTAGATATAATTTTAGTATACGGAATCGAAGGGTATATTCCTGCAATGCATATAGAAGGAGCTGCGTATGCAAGTGTAATTGCACAGATAACAATGGCGGTTATTTCTTTGTTTTTATTATTGAAGAAAACGTCTATTTCGTTAAAAATAAGTTTTCCTTTTCATGCAGAAATTCCGAGGTTACTAAATATGATTTCAAATCTTTTTGTAAGAACGATTGCTTTAAATGTGGCGCTGTATTTAGCAACTTCTTATGCTACAGATTATGGAAAAGAGTACATTGCAGCATACACAATAAGTTTAAATATTTGGTTTTTAGGCGCTTTTATGATAGATGGATACTCAAGTGCAGGAAATATTTTATCTGGTAAATTATTAGGTGCAAAAGATTATAAATCTTTGATACAATTAAGTAATAAACTACTTAAATACGGATTTATAATGGGACTCATAATGGGGTTGATTGGTTTATTTTTTTACAATTCCATTGGAAGAATATTTACGAAAGAAGAATTAGTTCTAGAACAATTTTATACTGTTTTTTGGATTGTTCTAATCACACAACCTATAAATGCAATTACCTTTATTTTTGATGGAATGTTTAAAGGAATGGGAAAAATGAAATATTTAAGAAACCTTTTAATCTTTGCAACAGGTCTGGTTTTTATTCCCACTTTATTAATATTTGATTATTTTGATTTTAAATTAATTGCCATTTGGATTGCCTTTACACTTTGGATTATTGCAAGAGGCTTACCGTTGGTTTTTAAATTTCGAAGTACTTTTTTGCCACTTGCAGAAGAATAA
- a CDS encoding PD-(D/E)XK nuclease family protein: MQSFISETLDAILKTTKSFEDVVFIMPSQRAKVFLKQTLKDKIAVGFLPETINIEQFVQQVSGIEKADSIQLLFHFYTIYKNLEKEPDSFDTFSSWAFTVLQDFNEIDQHLVDTNEIFIYIRDIERLRKWSVTGTFKETEFMKDHYSFLEKLNNFYPPLYQFLLERKIGYQGLMYREACKNIAGYIEENSHKKFFFIGFNALNKAEEFLFQKVLETEHSDIYWDLDEAFFKSNHQAGTFIRKYKREWKYYEKNPLKTLSNYFSTLKNIEVIGASKNTTQIKYAGEILEKFTDFKNTALILADETLLPITLNSLPKNINAINITMGYPLKDIPTTSLLFSIFQLFVSQEKLQKTIVNEFYHKDVVRFLKHQSVYKLLSKDKNSLVDSFTEEIGKENHIFISKTQIETILKDTDVQVRDTISSIFSSYTTINEFLDRILNLINLLKEDVTDLEKEYLFRFYTAFTQLKTLQTEYEYFTDLKTLSLFFKQLISSETLSFQGQALRGLQLMGMLETRVLDFENIILTSTNEGVLPASSQQNTFIPFDVKIAFGLPTYREKDAIFSYHFFRLLQRAKNIFILYNTEHDVFGSGEKSRFVTQLEMMRGDIVQKNISPKVISNKKELKDISKNEATFERLKELAEKGISPSALTNYLHNPVSFYKQKILKIKEFDDVEETVAFNTLGTVVHEVLDELYTPFVNAFLSVEIITKMEKEAKDLVVKHFELQFKNGDISKGKNRLIFEVANRFVSNFLSKEKELLKDENNKLKIIATEENLSAEIEIEGIDFPIKLHGQVDRVDELNGVLRIIDYKTGMVTGTNLRVPELENLRDEKHLKAIQVLLYAYLYTKSKNYNFSQPLEAGIYSFKNLNSGFLPIDFALPRKKAATNITQEKLDEFIEEIKSYVKEIYNLEIDFIEPADLRY; this comes from the coding sequence ATGCAATCCTTTATTTCAGAAACTTTAGATGCTATTTTAAAAACGACTAAATCTTTTGAAGATGTGGTGTTTATAATGCCTTCTCAAAGAGCCAAAGTATTTTTAAAGCAAACATTAAAAGATAAAATAGCGGTCGGTTTTTTACCAGAAACGATAAATATAGAGCAGTTTGTGCAGCAAGTTTCTGGTATTGAAAAAGCAGATAGCATTCAATTGTTGTTTCACTTTTATACGATTTATAAAAATTTAGAAAAAGAACCAGACTCTTTTGACACTTTTTCTTCTTGGGCATTTACGGTGTTGCAAGATTTTAATGAAATAGACCAGCATCTAGTAGATACAAATGAAATTTTTATTTACATAAGAGATATCGAGCGTTTAAGAAAATGGTCTGTAACGGGTACGTTTAAGGAAACCGAGTTTATGAAAGACCATTATTCTTTCTTAGAAAAGTTGAATAATTTTTATCCGCCTTTATATCAGTTTTTATTAGAGAGAAAGATTGGTTACCAGGGTTTAATGTATCGAGAAGCATGTAAGAATATAGCAGGTTATATTGAAGAAAATAGCCATAAAAAGTTTTTTTTTATCGGTTTTAATGCCTTGAATAAAGCAGAAGAGTTTTTGTTCCAGAAAGTATTAGAAACAGAGCATTCAGATATTTATTGGGATTTGGATGAGGCATTTTTTAAATCAAATCATCAAGCAGGTACATTCATAAGAAAATATAAAAGAGAGTGGAAATATTACGAAAAAAATCCTTTAAAAACATTAAGTAATTATTTTTCTACGCTAAAAAATATTGAAGTAATTGGTGCTTCTAAAAATACGACCCAAATAAAATACGCAGGAGAAATTTTAGAGAAATTTACCGATTTTAAGAATACGGCACTTATTCTAGCAGATGAAACGTTATTACCAATTACGTTAAATTCGTTGCCAAAAAACATCAATGCAATCAATATAACTATGGGATATCCTTTAAAAGATATTCCTACTACAAGCTTGTTATTCTCTATTTTTCAATTGTTTGTATCGCAAGAAAAGCTGCAAAAAACGATTGTGAATGAATTTTATCATAAAGATGTTGTTCGGTTTTTAAAACATCAATCTGTTTATAAATTATTATCTAAAGACAAGAACTCTTTGGTAGATAGTTTTACGGAAGAAATTGGAAAAGAAAATCATATTTTTATCAGTAAAACACAAATAGAAACTATTTTAAAAGATACAGATGTACAAGTAAGAGACACAATCTCTTCAATCTTTAGTTCTTATACAACGATTAACGAGTTTTTAGATAGAATTTTAAACCTAATCAACCTTTTAAAAGAAGATGTAACAGATTTAGAAAAAGAATACTTGTTTCGTTTTTATACCGCTTTTACACAGTTAAAAACACTGCAAACAGAATATGAATATTTTACAGATTTAAAAACATTGTCCTTGTTTTTTAAACAATTAATTTCTTCAGAAACCTTGTCTTTTCAAGGGCAAGCATTAAGAGGTTTGCAATTAATGGGAATGTTAGAAACTCGTGTTTTAGATTTTGAGAATATAATTTTAACATCTACGAATGAAGGTGTTTTACCTGCAAGTTCACAACAGAATACATTTATTCCTTTTGATGTGAAAATAGCTTTTGGTTTGCCAACGTATAGAGAAAAAGATGCGATTTTTTCGTATCACTTTTTTAGATTATTACAAAGAGCAAAAAACATTTTCATACTTTATAATACAGAACATGATGTTTTTGGAAGTGGAGAAAAAAGCCGTTTTGTAACACAATTAGAAATGATGCGAGGAGATATTGTTCAGAAAAACATATCGCCAAAAGTAATTTCTAACAAGAAAGAATTAAAAGATATTAGTAAGAATGAAGCTACTTTTGAGCGTTTGAAAGAATTGGCAGAAAAAGGAATTTCACCCTCTGCTTTAACCAACTATCTGCACAATCCTGTTTCGTTTTACAAACAGAAAATTTTAAAGATTAAAGAGTTTGATGATGTTGAAGAAACCGTTGCTTTTAATACTTTGGGTACTGTGGTTCATGAAGTTTTAGACGAATTATACACCCCTTTTGTAAATGCCTTTTTATCTGTAGAAATTATTACTAAAATGGAAAAAGAAGCCAAAGATTTAGTGGTAAAACATTTTGAATTGCAGTTTAAAAACGGAGACATATCTAAAGGAAAAAATCGTTTAATTTTTGAAGTTGCAAACAGATTTGTTTCAAACTTTTTGTCTAAAGAAAAAGAATTGCTAAAAGATGAAAACAATAAACTAAAAATTATTGCAACAGAAGAAAATCTATCCGCAGAAATAGAAATTGAAGGAATCGATTTTCCTATAAAATTGCATGGTCAAGTAGATCGAGTAGATGAGTTAAATGGTGTTTTAAGAATTATAGATTATAAAACAGGCATGGTAACGGGTACGAATTTACGGGTTCCAGAACTTGAAAACTTGCGAGATGAGAAGCACCTAAAAGCGATTCAGGTTTTATTATATGCATACTTATATACAAAAAGTAAAAACTATAATTTTTCTCAACCTTTAGAAGCCGGAATTTATTCGTTTAAAAACTTAAACAGTGGTTTCTTACCAATTGATTTTGCACTGCCTAGAAAAAAGGCAGCAACAAATATTACACAAGAAAAACTAGACGAGTTTATAGAAGAAATTAAGAGTTATGTAAAAGAAATTTACAATCTAGAAATCGATTTTATTGAGCCTGCAGATCTAAGGTATTAA
- a CDS encoding amidohydrolase: MKDELKIIGIQAALVWENPAQNIAFFESKIKTLENEVDLIVLPEMFTTGFTMNPEKIAEEMDGLSVAWMQRIAKEKQTAICGSLVIKEPFDSVQGDKFYNRLVFVHPTGEIETYNKRHSFTLANEDKVYTSGAEKLLIEYRGWKICPLICYDLRFPVWARNTENYDLLIFMANWPIARVKAWDTLLKARAIENMSYVVGVNRTGTDFNNYEYSGNSLIIDYLGEELSNLDKNEVGFISASLSKEELKQTRNKLGFLNDRDSFKIENND, from the coding sequence ATGAAAGACGAATTGAAAATAATTGGAATTCAGGCTGCTTTGGTTTGGGAAAATCCTGCCCAAAACATTGCCTTTTTCGAGTCGAAAATAAAGACTTTAGAAAATGAGGTAGATTTAATTGTACTCCCAGAAATGTTTACCACAGGTTTTACAATGAACCCAGAAAAAATTGCTGAAGAAATGGATGGCTTGTCTGTTGCCTGGATGCAAAGAATAGCCAAAGAAAAACAGACTGCTATTTGTGGCAGTTTGGTAATAAAAGAACCTTTCGACAGCGTTCAAGGAGACAAATTTTACAATCGTTTGGTTTTTGTACATCCAACCGGAGAAATAGAAACCTATAATAAAAGACATTCTTTTACGTTGGCTAATGAAGACAAAGTGTATACTTCTGGTGCTGAAAAACTATTAATCGAATACAGAGGATGGAAAATATGTCCGTTAATTTGTTACGATTTGCGTTTTCCTGTTTGGGCTAGAAATACAGAAAACTACGATCTTCTTATTTTTATGGCTAATTGGCCAATTGCAAGAGTAAAAGCTTGGGATACGCTTTTAAAAGCACGAGCAATTGAAAACATGAGTTATGTAGTGGGCGTAAATAGAACAGGAACAGATTTTAATAACTATGAGTATTCTGGAAATTCTTTAATTATTGATTATTTAGGGGAAGAACTTTCTAATTTAGATAAAAATGAAGTAGGATTTATTTCTGCTAGTTTGTCTAAAGAGGAACTAAAACAAACAAGAAATAAACTTGGATTTCTAAATGATAGAGATTCGTTTAAAATTGAAAATAATGATTAG
- a CDS encoding GNAT family N-acetyltransferase, with translation MIRKVKITDIDEVFKLYKVASNYQKEKKTVVVWPDFDREMVAKEILEKRQFKFLINDEVACIWAITFSDEQIWGEKNKDSAVYIHRIATNPSFRGNNYIYKIVKWAKGFAQKKGIQFIRLDTLGENHKLIEHYKNAGFNFLGIFNLKDTSNLPEHYKKAPVCLFEIDLDKN, from the coding sequence ATGATTAGAAAGGTTAAAATTACTGATATTGATGAAGTCTTTAAACTTTACAAGGTAGCTTCTAATTATCAGAAAGAAAAGAAAACGGTAGTTGTTTGGCCAGATTTTGATAGAGAAATGGTTGCCAAAGAAATTCTAGAAAAGAGACAGTTTAAATTTTTAATTAATGATGAAGTTGCTTGTATTTGGGCAATTACTTTTTCTGATGAACAAATTTGGGGAGAAAAGAATAAGGACAGCGCAGTATACATTCATAGAATTGCTACGAACCCTAGTTTTAGAGGTAATAATTATATTTATAAAATTGTTAAATGGGCAAAAGGATTTGCTCAAAAAAAGGGGATTCAATTTATTAGACTAGATACTTTGGGTGAAAACCATAAACTTATTGAGCATTATAAAAATGCAGGTTTTAATTTTTTAGGTATCTTTAATTTAAAAGACACATCTAATTTACCAGAGCATTATAAAAAAGCACCTGTGTGTCTTTTTGAAATAGACTTAGATAAAAACTAG
- a CDS encoding acyl-ACP desaturase, giving the protein MSIYNIRKEVMLTLEKSMDRFMDKYLIPAEKIWQPTDFLPNSQKDSFITEVEEIRELSKELHDDFWVVLVGDTITEEALPTYESWLLDLDGVSQDPDNGWARWVRTWTAEENRHGDVLNKYLYLSGRVNMREVEITTQHLISDGFDIGTSTDPYKNFVYTSFQELATYVSHNNVAKIARKKGHKALAKMSKIIAGDEMRHHQAYTEFVREIFKIDPSEMMLAFQHMMKHKIVMPALHLRESYAAKGTLFDDFSSVAQRIGVYTGFDYVDIIKKLNAAWEIDKITNLTPEAEKARDYLMKLPDRMYRITERIVIPDTKFNFKWMLPA; this is encoded by the coding sequence ATGTCTATATATAATATCAGAAAAGAAGTAATGTTAACGCTAGAAAAAAGTATGGACCGTTTTATGGACAAGTACTTAATTCCTGCAGAGAAAATTTGGCAACCAACAGATTTTCTTCCAAATTCTCAAAAAGATTCTTTTATTACAGAAGTAGAAGAAATTAGAGAATTATCTAAAGAACTGCATGACGATTTTTGGGTGGTTTTAGTAGGAGATACAATTACGGAAGAAGCTTTACCAACCTATGAATCTTGGTTATTAGATTTAGATGGTGTAAGCCAAGACCCAGATAATGGTTGGGCAAGATGGGTAAGAACTTGGACGGCAGAAGAAAACAGACATGGAGACGTTTTAAATAAATATTTGTATTTATCTGGTCGTGTAAACATGCGTGAAGTAGAAATTACAACACAGCATTTAATTTCAGATGGTTTCGATATTGGTACATCAACAGATCCATACAAAAACTTTGTCTACACAAGTTTTCAAGAATTAGCAACCTATGTTTCTCATAACAATGTAGCAAAAATTGCACGTAAAAAAGGACATAAAGCATTGGCGAAAATGTCTAAAATTATTGCAGGAGATGAAATGCGTCATCACCAAGCATATACAGAGTTTGTAAGAGAAATTTTTAAGATAGATCCTAGTGAAATGATGTTGGCTTTTCAACACATGATGAAACACAAAATTGTAATGCCAGCATTACACTTAAGAGAATCGTATGCTGCAAAAGGTACCTTGTTTGACGATTTTTCATCAGTAGCACAAAGAATAGGTGTATATACAGGTTTCGATTATGTAGACATAATAAAGAAACTAAATGCAGCTTGGGAAATAGATAAAATTACCAATCTTACACCAGAAGCAGAAAAAGCAAGAGATTATTTAATGAAACTTCCAGACAGAATGTACAGAATTACAGAAAGAATTGTAATTCCAGACACAAAGTTTAATTTTAAATGGATGTTACCAGCTTAA
- a CDS encoding 1-acyl-sn-glycerol-3-phosphate acyltransferase, giving the protein MKILSYIISPIFILAFFLILIIFHPLQWLSFNLFGQSAHGKMVDALNFCLVKSMLILGVSVRLINKHKIPEDASVVFVSNHQSTFDVAPLGWFFRKQYPKFVAKVELGKGIPSVSFNLKHGGAALINRKDPKQAITALVEFSKRIKEKKWGAIIFPEGTRSRDGEPKKFASNGLKIITKYNKEGYIVPLTINNSWKVFKYGKFPLGLGSPITIITHEPIKINSLPFEELLEKTEKVIKEHIK; this is encoded by the coding sequence GTGAAAATTCTAAGTTATATAATATCACCAATTTTTATATTGGCATTTTTCTTAATCTTAATCATATTTCACCCACTGCAATGGTTAAGTTTTAATTTATTTGGACAAAGTGCACACGGCAAAATGGTAGATGCGTTAAACTTTTGTTTGGTAAAATCGATGTTAATTCTTGGTGTTTCAGTACGGTTAATAAATAAACATAAAATACCAGAAGATGCGTCTGTCGTATTTGTTTCAAACCATCAATCTACATTCGATGTTGCTCCCTTAGGATGGTTTTTTAGAAAACAGTATCCTAAATTTGTAGCAAAAGTAGAATTAGGTAAAGGAATACCAAGTGTTTCTTTTAACTTAAAACATGGTGGTGCAGCACTTATCAATAGAAAAGACCCAAAGCAAGCAATTACAGCTTTAGTGGAATTTTCTAAACGAATTAAAGAGAAAAAATGGGGAGCAATTATTTTTCCGGAAGGAACAAGAAGTAGAGACGGGGAACCTAAAAAATTCGCTTCAAACGGATTAAAAATAATAACAAAGTACAATAAAGAAGGTTATATCGTACCTTTAACAATTAATAATTCGTGGAAAGTTTTTAAATACGGTAAATTTCCGTTAGGTTTAGGAAGCCCAATTACAATTATAACACACGAACCAATTAAAATTAACTCTTTACCTTTTGAAGAGTTATTAGAAAAAACAGAAAAAGTTATTAAAGAACATATAAAATAG